The region AAGCTCAGGCATATGGTTGATGGTGACCTACTTCGAGAAGCACGATGCCTGTAGACAGCAGCTGCTGGCCGATGTTGAACTGAAACTGTGTGATTCCCACTTCCTGCATAAAAAAATCCGTCATGGCATTGCCGCTTGATTAAACGTATGTTAGTCATCGTGATAGAAATAAGGGCATGATGGCTCAACTTACATGTTTCCGCGATCTATTTGGAGGGCAAAGAAACCAAGGATCAAGAGAGGCATGATGAGAAAGTCAACCCTGAAAGAGTCAAGTCAACAATGGTTCATGATGTCAGTTCAAGGACATGGAAAGCGTACCTTCGAAGCAGtgccttctcctcttcctctgtcCAGGTGATTTCTTGTCCATCGTCGTCGGTGAAGCTCTGGCTCGCACTGCTCACTGTCACCTTCTCAAGTTGTTTTTCGTCGGCCATTTTGGTGTCGACTGGTATCACAAACAAAATCAAACAAAAAAGTGAAACAGATAGCGCAAAGGAAAACGCTGAGCACTTGAAAAGGCGCCGAGGAAAGTGATGATCGACTTCTTGCATGCAACGCAACGTCTTGCTACCTATCTATACTCCAAATGTGAGTCCATGGCCCAACCGATTCGACATGGGGTTCAAGTTCGATGGAGCATTCTTTTTCACTAAAACTTAGGTAACGTCCTCGGCTTTCCTCATGCGCCTAACTTGTTAGCATCTTGAATTTCAGCGAGCTGGAAACACGAAAACGAGCCATTGCAACGAATATCGACCCTGTAATTGAATTCACTTGTGGTAAGAAAGCGGTGGTGCAGGCGTGGTGCAGCAAATGTGCAGGGGTTTGCGCCAGTTTGGCGTGCTTGATGCCATCGACATGGAGAGGCACGTCATCTGTCACCATCGTGGGTTTCCACCTTCGGTCTCTTGAAAtaccaccaaaaccccctctcTCGGTATACACTCCCGCAACGGCACCGGCCTAGTGCTGCATCATGCATACAAACGGTGTGGGATTGGTTCGGCGTCTGATAATGCCATTTGATGCCTGCATCGTCTCATGGCTCTCTGTCGTCGGCGTTGGGTGACTGAAGGCCTGGACTAGCAGATTGGGACGGCATTTGAATGGCACTCCAAGCCATCATGGAAACCTCGGATTTAAGCGGGCATAATATCGTGATAGCAAAGGATGTCCAAAAGTTGCATCATGGGAGAGTGCCGGAAAGCTGGGTGTTTGAGACGATATTTGAAGGGCGTGATGCGTCGTTGGGCATGTTGGACTGAATGAAGACTGGAGAGCTGAACTGACTTGAGCTGAAGACGACCCCGATCCAAGACTCTAGAACGCACCTTCCTGACCAAAGATATCCACAGTCCACATCAAACTGGGAAGTTTCGGCCGCAAACATGGCCCACCTTGCTGCACGCGCCAATGTTTCCCCGGACTCGGGATTTCCAGTCACCCTCCACCCACACTTCAACCCCAAGATCAAAGATCATGTCCCTCCAGAGCCACCACACAAAGAGCGAACCCCAGCGCCCGACAGAGGTCTCTTTGCCAACCCCGACAAGAAATCGTTGCTCTCGATCCCCGGTATCAAAGTGGTTCCCTTGACCGAATCGATTGGAACCGTCCTGGAGAATGTTCAGCTCTCCGCCTTGACACCACAACAGCTCGATGAGCTTGCTCTGCTGGTCAACGAACGCGGTGTGGTCTTCTTCCGCTCTCAAGATCTGACCACTGAAGGTCAGGTTAAACTCTTTGAACACTATGGAGAGCTCGACCGTCACCCGTCTCAGAAAGACACGCGCCATCATGTCATCAGAGGCAGCACCATAGATCACAGGGAGATATTGGCCTACACCCCTTGGCCAAGCGGCGATTTCCATGCCGACACCTCTTTCGAGATCAACCCGCCATCTTACTCGATGCTCAGAATGGAAGAGCACCCgcctgttggtggtgacacGGCGTGGGTATCGTCTTATGGTCTGTACGATACTCTGTCGGATGCCATGAAGTATGCTCATTGTTGTCACTGCTCCGATATGTCTTTTGTGTCCTGACAAAGCGTAAACAGAAACTTTTTGTCCGGTCTTCACGCCGTTCACACCTCTCGTCTTCAGTAcgacaccatcctcgaccttTGGCAAGTGCCTCCCAACCGTGCCCCAATcgacacccaccaccccgctGTTCGGACTCATCCAGTCACTGGCCTCCGGGCACTGAACGTCAACCCTGGCTTTGTCACGGGCTTCGCCGAGTTGAAGAAATATGAAGGTGATAAGATTTTGGACTTCTTGAACTATCACATCCATTCTGCGGATGACCATTATGTACGATTCaagtgggaggtggggagtGTTGCGTTGTGGGACAACCGAGCCGTGGTTCATCGCGTAATTCCCGGATCGTACGAGACCCCTAGGAGAGGCATTAGAACGACTGTTTTTGGAGAAAAGCGTATGTACTACTGGTGCATTGTGTCGGGGTGTTGATCGAACTGATAGCTGACGTGAACTTGAACAGCATACTTCGATCCGAAGAGCGAGGGAAGGTTGGAGAGACAAAAGAGGCTAAAAGCTGAGAAAGAGAACGAAGATAAAGCCAATGGTGTCAGTGGAACTAACGGCAATGGGGTCAGCCACTGAGTGGCATTTGTCGATGTGGAAGATACGGGGAAAATACGGGGAAAATACGGGGAAAATACGGGGAGTATCCCAGGCATGTGGGTTGGATCATGTTGGTTCCAGACACGGTATATCTCAGGTTTCACAAGCATGCTTTCGATGATGACCACATCCATTTGTTGTGGGAGAGGAATGCGAAATCAAGGTGGCGAATCAGCCAAGGCCCGAATCATTGTCCCCGTGTTTCTGTTGGTATAATACATTTTTTGAATTATTTCAGTGTTGCAACTAAATAATTGCCATGTTGTCCCTGAACTGCACAATCAGCATCCGGCCACATGAGACAAAACACGAGCCGGAGAAGTCCCAGATACAGCGTTGGGACCCAGCAAACATTTAATGGCTCTCACGATGCAGACTACAGGCGTTACCAAGGAAaaaccctctccaaaaaATGGCACTGCAAAAGTAAgtagttaataataattacGCATTTTATTGGTTTGCAATGCCGATtattttggggggagggtgccaAAAAAGGGAACCTTCCTGTGACGGAGACAGGTCTTcactaggtacctaggtactaGTTGTTTTTGAAGCCCACACCAATGAGACCAACATCATTATAGCTTTGGTTAATGTGACGATATCTACGTTCGACTGTCTTTGATTGATGTCTCTTTCATAAGATTTTGATGTTTGTATTTGAGCACCATAATCAACCGCGAATAACCACCCAACTGAACTGCTGAAAGAGTGTCTTGACGTCAAGAGGAGGCTTTTCATCAACATGATCAGATCATGAGATACCTACGATACAGAGTTGACGATCCAAAGAATACACTTGGTTTCCGAAACCTGACCCTTGGTAAGTCGTCATGTGTACCTTTGATACTAAACCGACGGCAGCTTCTAGTATATGTAATGCCCAATTCCCACTTCAAAGTCTTACCCTTCATGACTGCCAAAGCTACCGGCAAAAAGTCAGAATTGCCACACACATTCTCACAAAACTTCAACGACAAGTCAGCCTTGCCGGATATACTCAACATCCCACAACACTACCTCAAACTACTCACCGACAACGAGCCACCTCCACAAACATGTGCGCAAAGCATTACAAGTACTGCAATGACCCATCGGCTCTGCGCAACCGAGATGTCCGTCACTATCAACAAATGCCCCGCAGCCATAAAGCACGGCAAAGATTGTGACCCGTGTTTAGGTCAAAAGGTGACGCAGGAGGGGGGTAACTGTGGCAGACACACTTTGCCGAGTGTTATATTGAAGAAGACTTAATCATGAGTGGGCGCTCATGATGAATACTGTGGTCGCAGTGGTGGGACTTGGGCTATGGAAACGGTTCCTGCATGGCAGCTGAGGATCGTTTGCTTGCATTGTTTTGCCCGTGCCATGGGCATTTGTTGATGGAATTACGTATTGTTGATTTATTGgtcatgatgttggtggccaggtacctacctagacTTGATATCAGTTGCTAGTTGGAGAAACTCAATACAGCAATAAAACCCCTGGGAGTCACCATACAGCGTCCGTctacctcctcacctccaccgtgCTATGCTATATTGGAAACACCAGGATTGAATGAATAGTTTCATGGTAGCGACCCTCTATCGCTTCTATTGTCAAAGAACTGTGCTGTATTTACAGTTACTGCTCTGCCAGCTACTCTCTGTTCTGCCTTGACGTTGTCGGTAATTCCTGTGGACCAATATCATAGGTAGCGGGAAGTTCCACGTGAGTATTGCCCATACCCGGcatctcaacagcagccctGTATGCAGTTGGCATCTCCTTTGAAAACACTCCATACTGGGGCGGCAGTGGACCACCGGCTCCATGATAAGTGCTTGTTTGTTGCGTATAACCGCTCTGTTGCGGATAGCCCGCTCCAAATCCAGGTGATTCTGACGCCGGGCCTCCCAATGGCGAAGATTCCGGCAACGAGGAGGCAGCCAGCGCCCTTCGACTCCTCCACCATAAGAAAAATCCAACACCAGCAAGAATGGCGAGTATCGGTATGACCACCGCGATTGCGGCAATAGCTCCGGTACTGAGGCTTGAACCTGCTGGTTCAGCTATTGGCGCGGTGTCCGGGCTTGAAGATGTCTCCACGGATCCCAATTGACTTGTGGGCGAGGAAGTCGTTATTGGAGGGTTTGTGTTTGAGGTTGATTGCGTGTTTAAGGACGATATGTCGGTCGTCTGGTGTACCATGCGAACGCCAAACGCATTGATGCCTTGCGGAGATATGAATGTCTGGGTTTCGGTGGCGGTCACGCCGTTCCTAGATGTGGTGACCGTGACAACGTTGCCTGTCCATTTCGCTTTGAACGTGCAAAAATGGTCCACCCAAGGTGCGGAGAGTACAGCATTAGAAGGAACACAAGACAAAGAGATGTCGCTTCGGTATATTGGGCAGCAGGTCACCGTGGTGATCGTACTGACGCCCTTGGAATCCGAACAAGCACTCCAGTACCCGCTAGGACAAGCGATGCCGGGGGAGAAAAAGGAGGTTGACTCGGTGTCGAATCCTGGAGGAAGGCAGGTAGGGTCGTTATCCATAACCCAAATATTTCCGGGCATGTATATGCCATTGCAAGCAGGAGGTCTCGAGTACGTCGTTGTAAGCGGTtgaaaggggaaggaggtcaTGGCAAGGGTTGCCATCATGACAGATACACTGAGAGATGGATCCAGGTACGTAAAGGCGAGAGATGGCAGGTGCTGTCAAGAGGATATCACTGAGACCATCgtgaaaaagagaagaaggataaCAGAAAAATGGAGAAGGTGACGGCGGCATGGTGGAGGCAGTTTGAGCTACCTGATGCTTTATCCCCCCCCGGTGATAACATGTCGGAAAGACTGAGCCAAATCTCTCAAGTGCGAGCAACCCGCACTGATCCGGGAGCTGAACTGGGGGCTAAACCATTTCGAGTTTCGTGTAGCAGAAGGTTATTGGAGGTTACGCATCTGTTGGTTGCATTGTGCAACATAGCCAGTTCAGGGGTAGAAGCACAGCAGCATTGGGTGAAGAAGTCGGGAGCGGCGCAGCAGGCGCAGTCCGAGGCTGATGATCTGGTTACCGGATGTGACACGGAACCAAACATAGGACCATTCAGTAGTGGCTCTCACTGTGGGCAGTGAAGgttaaaaaagatattttgAAAGCTCTAGGCCTGGTACGGGCGCCTATGCGTAGGGACTGCATCTTGACCAGAGAACAATAAGACAAGCTTCAGCAAAAGGTTATGAGGCTGCGAGCACGTGGGAGAGCTGCAACCTGCAAAGGCGTTTGATGAGCGTTGCGCA is a window of Podospora pseudopauciseta strain CBS 411.78 chromosome 1, whole genome shotgun sequence DNA encoding:
- a CDS encoding hypothetical protein (EggNog:ENOG503NTVZ; COG:E) → MAHLAARANVSPDSGFPVTLHPHFNPKIKDHVPPEPPHKERTPAPDRGLFANPDKKSLLSIPGIKVVPLTESIGTVLENVQLSALTPQQLDELALLVNERGVVFFRSQDLTTEGQVKLFEHYGELDRHPSQKDTRHHVIRGSTIDHREILAYTPWPSGDFHADTSFEINPPSYSMLRMEEHPPVGGDTAWVSSYGLYDTLSDAMKYAHFTGLRALNVNPGFVTGFAELKKYEGDKILDFLNYHIHSADDHYVRFKWEVGSVALWDNRAVVHRVIPGSYETPRRGIRTTVFGEKPYFDPKSEGRLERQKRLKAEKENEDKANGVSGTNGNGVSH
- a CDS encoding hypothetical protein (COG:S; EggNog:ENOG503PE21); the protein is MMATLAMTSFPFQPLTTTYSRPPACNGIYMPGNIWVMDNDPTCLPPGFDTESTSFFSPGIACPSGYWSACSDSKGVSTITTVTCCPIYRSDISLSCVPSNAVLSAPWVDHFCTFKAKWTGNVVTVTTSRNGVTATETQTFISPQGINAFGVRMVHQTTDISSLNTQSTSNTNPPITTSSPTSQLGSVETSSSPDTAPIAEPAGSSLSTGAIAAIAVVIPILAILAGVGFFLWWRSRRALAASSLPESSPLGGPASESPGFGAGYPQQSGYTQQTSTYHGAGGPLPPQYGVFSKEMPTAYRAAVEMPGMGNTHVELPATYDIGPQELPTTSRQNRE